A section of the Vespa velutina chromosome 6, iVesVel2.1, whole genome shotgun sequence genome encodes:
- the LOC124949822 gene encoding protein I'm not dead yet-like: protein MAAFTTAAATTTTTHSITTTIIITTTTIIFPRLFPPSYPLPISFSFTILRLSRELKPTNVTKAYFFAAAYASTFGGTGTLVGTPTNLVFKGIYESTYPEAEPITFGLWTAACFPQMAINSFILWIHLRIVYLGFLRPKSKDAKAAIIGPEGEKIANQVIKEKLKEIGFMSFHEIAVSILFLTCIFLWIFRAPGFMTGWAKLISDVEIKDSTATIFICLLMLYIPRDPDFIYFWSRNSRKKPSGPSEGLITWNMIQRKMPWRLIFLLGGGFAISKASNKSCLAMDIGRLLLPLQNLHPILLLAIILLFVGTLTEVTSNVGTGNIVIPIIAHMSSAMRVHPLYLMVPVTIMCSYAFRFPVSTPPNAIISIAAHIRTPMLITGGCLPAMYSLLIQILIFPFWGTFIFGIDKFPEWAEKTIISSSTGHCN from the exons ATGGCGGCTTT cACCActgccgccgccaccaccaccaccacccacTCTATtactaccaccatcatcatcaccactactaccatcaTATTCCCTCGccttttccctccctcttatccccttcctatctctttctctttcactataCTTCGACTCTCAAG aGAATTGAAACCAACGAACGTGACGAAAGCTTATTTCTTCGCGGCAGCATACGCTTCTACATTCGGAGGCACTGGAACTTTAGTCGGTACACCAACAAATCTCGTCTTCAAAGGCATCTACGAAAGTACCTATCCCGAAGCAGAACCAATCACTTTTGGACTTTGGACCGCAGCTTGCTTTCCTCAAATGGCCATTAACTCCTTCATTTTGTGGATACATCTTCGAATAGTTTATCTCGGTTTCCTAAGACCAAAGAGCAAAGATGCCAAAGCTGCGATAATTGGTccagaaggagaaaaaatagcTAATCAA GTGATAAAAGAGAAGCTGAAAGAAATAGGTTTTATGTCGTTCCACGAGATCGCTGTATCGATACTCTTTTTAACGTGTATATTTCTCTGGATATTCAGAGCTCCGGGATTTATGACAGGCTGGGCAAAACTTATTTCGGACGt GGAGATTAAGGATTCGACAGCTACTATTTTTATCTGCTTGCTGATGCTTTATATTCCTAGGGATCCcgattttatatacttttggaGTCGAAATT CTAGAAAGAAACCATCGGGTCCCTCCGAAGGTTTAATAACTTGGAATATGATTCAACGAAAGATGCCGTGGagattgatttttcttctcggTGGTGGATTTGCTATCTCCAAAGCCAGCAATAAATCCTGTCTGGCGATGGATATAGGTCGATTGTTGTTACCGTTACAAAATTTACACCCTATATTGCTATTGGCAATCATTTTGTTATTCGTTGGTACTCTAACGGAAGTAACGTCAAATGTAGGCACTGGAAATATCgttataccgataatagcaCACATG TCTTCTGCGATGAGGGTACATCCTCTTTATCTGATGGTGCCAGTGACAATAATGTGCTCCTATGCATTTCGATTCCCAGTCAGCACTCCACCAAACGCAATTATATCGATCGCGGCTCACATACGAACGCCAATGTTAATCACCGGCGGCTGTTTACCTGCAATGTACAGCTTACTCATACAAATacttatttttccattttggGGAACATTCATTTTCGGCATCGACAAATTTCCGGAATGGgcagaaaaaacaataatttcaaGTTCCACGGGACATtgcaattaa
- the LOC124949948 gene encoding uncharacterized protein CG3556 isoform X1 translates to MWGRASMAAVILFLAWLCIFVPCHGSNTELIPSDTETSTDAESEIILERATSWLWSQRDKDAGWGNDTHRVILVLRLGNLSRNDNVAPPAPLELQLSSKEMELEIVLLLWRHREVGFSPVRLARYTLALNAMCMDPRQFHGHDLIGTLQHHEPPTDYEFALTTLAACSAQAHVRKRQIRRLLDIANAAQDHNVDTVAMVILALRCIVQDHRHRNLHHFVRKPSIGLAQQQRLDGSFGDLHTTALVMQALEEVENEPGDNWNRSAALTWLMNQQRPDGSFGGDIRATAEALLGVSPRGLASIRALDCGQGLTDSSPPRLTTSNIADVATLENHSETLAATTTGSNNTSNTDTIITGTSIPIMVNVSYTLWVGSNVNETYNLTVSAPKNETFYGVMLLAAEMSPHFQFAASEWPNGHYVHTLAGYKEEPMSYHYWLLYRLPTPPDPSSPPGNQLVAPGGVDDLQVSEGEHYLFWYKKL, encoded by the exons ATGTGGGGTAGAGCTAGCATGGCAGCTGTGATTCTTTTCCTTGCCTGGTTGTGCATCTTCGTTCCTTGTCACG gAAGTAATACGGAACTTATTCCCTCGGATACGGAAACATCTACGGATGCGGAATCAGAGATAATTTTGGAACGCGCTACTTCTTGGTTATGGAGTCAGCGAGACAAGGATGCTGGATGGGGTAACGATACTCACAGAGTGATTTTGGTCCTACGTTTGGGTAATCTATCACGTAATGATAACGTGGCACCACCTGCACCGTTAGAGTTACAACTCAGTTCAAAGGAGATGGAATTGGAGATAGTTCTTTTACTTTGGAG ACATAGAGAAGTTGGATTTTCTCCGGTTCGTCTGGCTCGTTATACTTTGGCCTTGAACGCTATGTGCATGGATCCAAGACAATTCCATGGACACGATTTGATCGGAACTTTGCAACATCACGAGCCACCAACCGATTACGAATTCGCACTTACTACTTTAGCTGCGTGCAGTGCTCAAGCTCACGTACGTAAACGACAAATACGTCGTTTATTGGACATTGCCAATGCTGCACAAGATCATAACGTTG ATACCGTGGCAATGGTGATACTGGCACTGAGGTGTATCGTTCAAGATCATAGACACAGAAATCTGCATCATTTCGTTCGAAAACCTTCGATTGGTTTGGCTCAACAGCAAAGATTAGACGGTAGCTTCGGTGATCTTCACACGACAGCATTGGTCATGCAAGCTTTAGAAGAAGTCGAGAACGAACCTGGAGACAATTGGAACAGATCAGCGGCCTTAACATGGTTGATGAATCAACAACGCCCGGATGGTTCATTCGGTGGGGATATTCGTGCTACGGCCGAGGCTCTACTTGGCGTTTCACCACGTGGTCTTGCTAGTATTCGTGCTCTCGATTGTGGACAAGGTCTGACGGATAGTTCACCACCTAGACTTACTACGAGCAACA TTGCAGATGTAGCGACCTTGGAGAATCATAGTGAGACGTTAGCAGCAACTACAACCGGAAGTAACAACACTAGTAATACGGATACCATTATCACCGGTACTTCGATACCGATTATGGTGAACGTTTCATATACACTTTGGGTCGGAAGTAACGTCAACGAAACGTACAATCTAACGGTTTCCGCGCCGAAAAATGAAACCTTCTATGGCGTAATGCTTTTAGCAGCGGAGATGTCACCACACTTTCAATTCGCCGCATCGGAATGGCCAAATGGACATTATGTCCACACATTGGCTGGTTATAAAGAAGAACCAATGTCTTATCATTATTGGCTACTTTATCGATTGCCAACACCACCGGACCCTTCCTCACCACCTGGAAATCAATTGGTTGCACCTGGAG GTGTCGATGATCTACAAGTCAGCGAGGGAGAACATTATCTCTTTTGGTATAAGAAGCTATGA
- the LOC124949948 gene encoding uncharacterized protein CG3556 isoform X2 yields the protein MWGRASMAAVILFLAWLCIFVPCHGSNTELIPSDTETSTDAESEIILERATSWLWSQRDKDAGWGNDTHRVILVLRLGNLSRNDNVAPPAPLELQLSSKEMELEIVLLLWRHREVGFSPVRLARYTLALNAMCMDPRQFHGHDLIGTLQHHEPPTDYEFALTTLAACSAQAHVRKRQIRRLLDIANAAQDHNVDTVAMVILALRCIVQDHRHRNLHHFVRKPSIGLAQQQRLDGSFGDLHTTALVMQALEEVENEPGDNWNRSAALTWLMNQQRPDGSFGGDIRATAEALLGVSPRGLASIRALDCGQGLTDSSPPRLTTSNNVATLENHSETLAATTTGSNNTSNTDTIITGTSIPIMVNVSYTLWVGSNVNETYNLTVSAPKNETFYGVMLLAAEMSPHFQFAASEWPNGHYVHTLAGYKEEPMSYHYWLLYRLPTPPDPSSPPGNQLVAPGGVDDLQVSEGEHYLFWYKKL from the exons ATGTGGGGTAGAGCTAGCATGGCAGCTGTGATTCTTTTCCTTGCCTGGTTGTGCATCTTCGTTCCTTGTCACG gAAGTAATACGGAACTTATTCCCTCGGATACGGAAACATCTACGGATGCGGAATCAGAGATAATTTTGGAACGCGCTACTTCTTGGTTATGGAGTCAGCGAGACAAGGATGCTGGATGGGGTAACGATACTCACAGAGTGATTTTGGTCCTACGTTTGGGTAATCTATCACGTAATGATAACGTGGCACCACCTGCACCGTTAGAGTTACAACTCAGTTCAAAGGAGATGGAATTGGAGATAGTTCTTTTACTTTGGAG ACATAGAGAAGTTGGATTTTCTCCGGTTCGTCTGGCTCGTTATACTTTGGCCTTGAACGCTATGTGCATGGATCCAAGACAATTCCATGGACACGATTTGATCGGAACTTTGCAACATCACGAGCCACCAACCGATTACGAATTCGCACTTACTACTTTAGCTGCGTGCAGTGCTCAAGCTCACGTACGTAAACGACAAATACGTCGTTTATTGGACATTGCCAATGCTGCACAAGATCATAACGTTG ATACCGTGGCAATGGTGATACTGGCACTGAGGTGTATCGTTCAAGATCATAGACACAGAAATCTGCATCATTTCGTTCGAAAACCTTCGATTGGTTTGGCTCAACAGCAAAGATTAGACGGTAGCTTCGGTGATCTTCACACGACAGCATTGGTCATGCAAGCTTTAGAAGAAGTCGAGAACGAACCTGGAGACAATTGGAACAGATCAGCGGCCTTAACATGGTTGATGAATCAACAACGCCCGGATGGTTCATTCGGTGGGGATATTCGTGCTACGGCCGAGGCTCTACTTGGCGTTTCACCACGTGGTCTTGCTAGTATTCGTGCTCTCGATTGTGGACAAGGTCTGACGGATAGTTCACCACCTAGACTTACTACGAGCAACA ATGTAGCGACCTTGGAGAATCATAGTGAGACGTTAGCAGCAACTACAACCGGAAGTAACAACACTAGTAATACGGATACCATTATCACCGGTACTTCGATACCGATTATGGTGAACGTTTCATATACACTTTGGGTCGGAAGTAACGTCAACGAAACGTACAATCTAACGGTTTCCGCGCCGAAAAATGAAACCTTCTATGGCGTAATGCTTTTAGCAGCGGAGATGTCACCACACTTTCAATTCGCCGCATCGGAATGGCCAAATGGACATTATGTCCACACATTGGCTGGTTATAAAGAAGAACCAATGTCTTATCATTATTGGCTACTTTATCGATTGCCAACACCACCGGACCCTTCCTCACCACCTGGAAATCAATTGGTTGCACCTGGAG GTGTCGATGATCTACAAGTCAGCGAGGGAGAACATTATCTCTTTTGGTATAAGAAGCTATGA